A window from Sebastes fasciatus isolate fSebFas1 chromosome 22, fSebFas1.pri, whole genome shotgun sequence encodes these proteins:
- the rab39bb gene encoding RAB39B, member RAS oncogene family b, with protein MEAIWLYQFRLIVIGDSTVGKSCLIRRFTEGRFAQVSDPTVGVDFFSRLVEIEPGKRIKLQIWDTAGQERFRSITRAYYRNSVGGLLLFDITNRRSFQNVHDWLEEARSHVQPHSIVFLLVGHKCDLEAQRQVTRQEAEKLAGAYGMRYVETSARDAINVEHAFTELTRDIFALVRSGDITIQEGWEGVKSGFVPNVVHSSEEVTKSDRRCLC; from the exons ATGGAGGCGATCTGGCTCTATCAGTTCCGGCTGATCGTCATCGGAGACTCCACGGTGGGTAAGTCGTGTCTGATCCGGCGCTTCACGGAGGGTCGCTTCGCCCAGGTGTCGGACCCCACCGTCGGCGTGGACTTCTTCTCCCGGCTGGTGGAGATCGAGCCGGGCAAGAGGATCAAGCTGCAGATCTGGGACACCGCAGGTCAGGAGCGCTTCAG GTCCATTACCAGGGCTTACTACCGCAACTCTGTAGGCGGGCTCCTCCTGTTCGACATCACCAACCGCCGCTCCTTCCAGAACGTCCACGACTGGCTGGAGGAGGCTCGCAGCCACGTCCAGCCACACAGCATCGTCTTCCTATTGGTGGGCCATAAGTGTGACCTGGAGGCACAGCGCCAG GTGACCCGCCAGGAAGCAGAGAAGCTCGCAGGGGCGTACGGGATGCGCTACGTCGAGACATCGGCCCGCGACGCCATCAACGTGGAGCACGCCTTCACCGAGCTGACCAGAGACATCTTTGCCCTGGTGCGGTCCGGCGATATCACAATCCAGGAGGGCTGGGAGGGCGTGAAGAGCGGGTTTGTCCCCAACGTGGTTCACTCGTCGGAGGAAGTGACCAAGAGTGACCGCCGCTGTCTGTGTTGA
- the LOC141760608 gene encoding ras-related protein Rab-38, with protein MQRERLLKVLVIGDLGVGKTSIIKRYVHQVFSQHYRATIGVDFALKVLSWDEKTVVRLQLWDIAGQERYGNMTRVYYREAVGALVVFDMTRLSTFQAVLKWKEDLDTKVALSNGRPVPAVLLANKCDQRSQGLCPKLPKLEKFSRQYGFVGWYETSAKDNTNIDAAITCLVKSIVTVEDERAIAGKTEPEGSVLVLPRFDYNTKEKGLCSGCSSLRSRDRD; from the exons atgcagcGCGAGCGCCTGCTCAAAGTGTTGGTGATCGGAGACCTCGGCGTCGGTAAAACGTCCATCATCAAGCGGTACGTGCACCAGGTGTTCTCCCAACACTACCGAGCCACCATCGGAGTGGACTTCGCCCTTAAGGTGCTCAGCTGGGACGAGAAGACGGTGGTGAGGCTGCAGCTCTGGGACATTGCAG GGCAGGAACGCTATGGCAACATGACCCGTGTGTACTACAGAGAGGCAGTCGGGGCGCTCGTCGTCTTCGACATGACCAGACTGTCCACGTTTCAGGCCGTCCTCAAGTGGAAAGAAGACCTGGACACCAAG GTTGCCCTTAGCAACGGGAGGCCGGTTCCAGCCGTTCTATTGGCCAACAAGTGTGACCAGCGGAGTCAGGGTTTGTGCCCAAAGCTGCCCAAACTGGAGAAGTTCTCCAGACAGTACGGCTTCGTCGGCTGGTACGAAACCTCTGCCAAG GACAACACCAACATTGATGCCGCCATCACATGCTTGGTGAAGAGCATCGTGACCGTGGAGGATGAGAGAGCCATCGCCGGCAAAACCGAGCCGGAAGGCAGCGTTCTGGTTCTGCCTCGCTTCGACTACAACACCAAGGAGAAAGGACTGTGTTCGGGATGCTCCTCGCTTAGATCCAGAGACCGGGACTGA